The Ornithinimicrobium faecis genome includes a window with the following:
- a CDS encoding ABC transporter ATP-binding protein → MSARTTHATATSTTTATATATATTTATAAATATASSPTTGLDLVDVSIRIPLPGTPRRWVYPARDITLSFPAGAITAIVGESGCGKSVLALAATGLLPASSQTSGSILADGVDVLGATERELAAIRGRAVGLVPQSAATHLTPVRTIGSTLAESLAFHGLPAAAADVIDLLRSVELPPDTRQRYPHEVSGGMAQRVLVALTCALEPSVLVADEPTSALDARSAALVRERLRAQADRGAAVVLITHDLVAARGIADRVAVMYAGQILEVGPAPVVLRDPAHDYTRALLAALPENGLVPPQGTPSSLVDPDPQVCLWHARIGVPCDGAPLRSAGVDHLAACDVVS, encoded by the coding sequence ATGAGCGCCAGGACCACGCACGCCACCGCAACGTCCACGACCACTGCGACTGCGACTGCGACTGCGACCACGACTGCTACCGCGGCAGCGACTGCGACCGCAAGTTCGCCGACCACCGGGCTGGACCTCGTCGACGTGTCGATCCGCATCCCGTTGCCCGGCACGCCGCGGCGCTGGGTCTATCCGGCCCGGGACATCACCCTGTCCTTCCCCGCCGGGGCGATCACCGCGATCGTCGGTGAGTCAGGTTGCGGCAAGTCGGTGCTGGCCCTGGCCGCAACCGGCCTGTTGCCTGCCAGCAGTCAGACCAGCGGCTCGATCCTCGCTGACGGCGTCGACGTGCTGGGCGCCACCGAGCGGGAACTCGCCGCCATCAGGGGGCGCGCGGTCGGGCTGGTGCCACAGTCCGCAGCCACCCACCTCACACCGGTCCGCACGATCGGCTCGACGCTCGCCGAGTCGTTGGCCTTCCACGGCCTCCCTGCCGCCGCAGCTGACGTCATCGACCTGCTGCGCAGTGTCGAACTGCCCCCAGACACGCGGCAGCGTTATCCCCATGAGGTGTCCGGTGGCATGGCGCAGCGGGTGCTCGTCGCGCTGACCTGCGCGCTGGAGCCGTCGGTCCTGGTGGCGGACGAGCCGACGTCAGCCCTCGATGCCCGCAGCGCGGCGCTCGTCCGGGAGCGGCTGCGGGCGCAGGCTGATCGTGGCGCGGCGGTCGTCCTGATCACCCACGACCTCGTCGCCGCGCGCGGCATCGCCGACCGGGTGGCGGTGATGTATGCCGGGCAGATCCTGGAGGTCGGACCCGCCCCCGTCGTGCTGCGCGACCCCGCCCACGACTACACCCGTGCGCTCCTGGCGGCGCTCCCCGAGAACGGGCTGGTGCCACCGCAGGGCACGCCGTCGTCACTGGTCGACCCGGACCCACAGGTCTGCCTGTGGCACGCCCGGATCGGTGTCCCGTGCGACGGGGCCCCACTGCGCTCGGCGGGCGTCGATCACCTCGCCGCCTGTGACGTGGTGTCGTGA
- a CDS encoding ABC transporter permease — protein sequence MLDTPARPASRRSRKTAGEPTGRATGERTSQVFGERTWRTVPSWPRGRRAKRPTGRRTVVACLATLVVLALYCLIVPAIAQVDARVVDLEGYLQPPSAEHLMGTDLMGRDLFVRSAQALRISLLLAAVAAVISTVLGVLVGTFAAVFGGWVDKLVMRSVDAVNAVPHLLLGVVIASLWRGQWWAIVASIGLTHWTQIARIVRSEILSLRNREHVDAAVVSGASRRQVWATHLIPAVVPQALIAVVLTLPHAIWHESTLSFLGVGLPPNEPSLGTVLEDAREGILGGGWWMLGFPALLLTVACLAVAGLGGALRERSIPKRAIEAQVTR from the coding sequence ATGCTTGACACACCCGCCCGCCCGGCCAGCAGACGCAGCCGAAAGACCGCTGGTGAGCCCACCGGCCGGGCAACTGGCGAGCGCACCAGCCAGGTATTTGGCGAGCGCACCTGGCGGACGGTCCCGAGCTGGCCGCGGGGTCGCCGGGCGAAGCGGCCAACGGGGCGCCGGACGGTCGTGGCCTGCCTGGCCACGCTCGTCGTCCTCGCCCTCTATTGCCTCATCGTGCCGGCCATCGCCCAGGTCGACGCACGCGTGGTGGACCTGGAGGGCTATCTGCAGCCGCCGTCCGCCGAGCACCTGATGGGCACCGACCTGATGGGCCGGGACCTGTTCGTGCGTTCGGCTCAGGCACTGCGGATCTCGCTGCTGCTCGCGGCGGTGGCGGCGGTCATCTCCACGGTCCTCGGTGTCCTGGTGGGCACCTTCGCCGCCGTCTTCGGCGGATGGGTCGACAAGCTCGTGATGCGCTCAGTGGACGCGGTCAACGCGGTGCCGCACCTGCTGCTCGGCGTCGTGATCGCCTCGCTGTGGCGCGGTCAGTGGTGGGCGATCGTCGCCTCGATCGGCCTGACGCACTGGACCCAGATCGCCCGGATCGTGCGCTCCGAGATCCTCTCGCTGCGCAACCGGGAGCACGTCGACGCAGCGGTCGTCTCCGGCGCCTCCCGCAGGCAGGTCTGGGCCACCCACCTGATCCCCGCCGTTGTGCCACAGGCCCTGATCGCCGTCGTGCTGACACTGCCCCACGCCATCTGGCACGAGAGCACGCTGTCCTTCCTCGGGGTGGGTCTGCCACCGAACGAGCCGTCCCTCGGCACCGTGCTCGAGGACGCGCGCGAGGGGATCCTCGGTGGTGGCTGGTGGATGCTGGGCTTCCCGGCGCTGCTGCTCACCGTGGCCTGTCTGGCCGTCGCGGGCCTCGGCGGGGCACTGCGCGAGCGGTCGATCCCGAAGCGCGCGATTGAGGCACAGGTGACCCGATGA
- a CDS encoding ABC transporter ATP-binding protein: protein MLRLDDITVRYPGEEHPVLRDLSLTVAAGDLVGVHAPSGTGKTTLLKTAALLLPTERGSVQIDGVTPRGTGYRVPREMRRMLGIVFQSPRASTDGRLTLRRIIAAPLSHDRGFLRPRPSEQVEELADRVQLSADLLDRLPHQVSDGQLQRACLARALALDPRVLLCDEPTAMLDAPTTAVIMHLLREHAESGAAVLLASHDRALLDITCDATSSVSDLATPAVSSR from the coding sequence ATGCTGCGCCTCGACGACATCACCGTGCGCTATCCCGGGGAAGAACACCCCGTCCTGCGCGACCTCAGCCTGACCGTCGCTGCCGGAGATCTCGTCGGGGTCCACGCCCCGTCCGGCACGGGCAAGACCACGCTGCTGAAGACTGCCGCCTTGCTGCTGCCCACCGAGCGCGGGAGCGTGCAGATTGACGGGGTCACACCACGGGGCACTGGTTATCGCGTGCCGCGCGAGATGCGCCGCATGCTCGGGATCGTCTTCCAGTCGCCACGCGCCTCGACCGACGGCCGGTTGACGCTGCGCCGGATCATCGCCGCTCCCCTCTCGCACGACCGCGGGTTCTTGCGTCCGCGGCCGAGCGAGCAGGTGGAGGAGCTGGCCGACCGCGTCCAGCTGTCGGCTGATCTGCTCGACCGGCTCCCCCACCAGGTCTCGGACGGCCAGCTCCAACGCGCCTGCCTGGCACGTGCCCTCGCCCTGGATCCTCGCGTGCTGCTCTGCGACGAGCCGACGGCGATGCTCGACGCCCCGACGACGGCCGTGATCATGCACCTGCTGCGCGAGCACGCCGAGTCCGGGGCCGCTGTGCTGCTGGCCTCGCACGATCGCGCCCTGCTGGACATCACCTGCGACGCGACCTCCAGCGTGAGCGACCTCGCGACCCCTGCCGTCAGCTCGCGGTGA
- a CDS encoding ABC transporter substrate-binding protein, whose protein sequence is MVQLSRRLFLLGSAGAALAAAGCSAPQAPGAERTGTGATASTSLALVTALLPETLNPIAGTDNNGMGKINEGLLTLRAKGAELPDLIPQLAASAPEPSEDAMTWTVAVRSDVTFSDGTPLTAEDVVATYAAIIDPATASPIAGDLSMLAEVSAPDPETVVFSLKIPYVAFPTKLLVGIAPASLIVPGQLVSESVLNQEPIGTGPYVVESFGDGKLVYAANSRFRDGAPALTKVTYVMTPDDNTRAQQMTAGEFDGSVLPPRLAVTFQDSQDVDVISATSADWRGISLPSDNPVTADPAVRMALNLAVDRQGLVDSVLMGYGRAASTFVPPQYADFYSPDAVFPYDLEQAKSLLTEAGWVEGDDGIRSKDGVRAAFTIMYNPDDRLRRDLSAAFASEALKAGFDVTVEGVGWDVLEPRIHTDPVMLGGGDTPYDVDSQLYVMLHSSYPAAGIYYDNPSEYASPEMDAALDRGRTSLTTQDRVAAYREVQDLYLADPSMVVLVFLDHTYVQLKSVTDAWEGTPTVLEPHEHGTAWGPWVNVEKWTPRA, encoded by the coding sequence GTGGTCCAGCTCAGCAGGCGCCTGTTCCTCCTCGGCTCGGCGGGCGCCGCGCTCGCAGCCGCCGGCTGCTCCGCACCGCAGGCCCCAGGCGCTGAACGCACCGGCACCGGCGCCACCGCCTCCACCTCGTTGGCCCTGGTCACCGCCCTGCTCCCCGAAACCCTGAACCCCATCGCGGGCACCGACAACAACGGCATGGGCAAGATCAATGAGGGCCTGCTCACCCTGCGGGCCAAGGGAGCCGAGCTGCCAGACCTGATCCCCCAGTTGGCCGCGAGTGCCCCCGAGCCGTCCGAGGACGCCATGACCTGGACGGTGGCGGTGCGCTCGGATGTCACCTTCTCCGACGGCACGCCCCTGACCGCCGAGGATGTCGTCGCCACCTACGCGGCCATCATCGACCCAGCGACGGCCTCCCCGATCGCCGGCGACCTCTCGATGCTGGCCGAGGTCAGCGCTCCCGACCCCGAGACCGTCGTGTTCTCCCTGAAGATTCCCTATGTCGCCTTCCCCACGAAGCTGCTCGTGGGCATCGCGCCGGCCAGCCTGATCGTGCCGGGACAGCTGGTCTCCGAGTCCGTCCTCAACCAGGAGCCGATCGGGACCGGCCCGTATGTCGTGGAGTCCTTCGGCGACGGCAAGCTGGTCTATGCCGCCAACAGCAGGTTCCGGGACGGTGCTCCGGCGCTCACCAAGGTCACCTATGTCATGACGCCCGATGACAACACGCGCGCCCAGCAGATGACCGCCGGCGAGTTCGACGGGTCCGTGCTGCCGCCGCGCCTCGCAGTGACCTTCCAGGACTCCCAGGACGTCGACGTCATCTCGGCGACCTCGGCCGACTGGCGCGGGATCTCGCTGCCGTCGGACAACCCGGTCACCGCCGACCCGGCGGTCCGGATGGCCCTGAACCTCGCGGTGGACCGCCAGGGCCTGGTCGACAGCGTGCTGATGGGTTATGGCCGCGCTGCCTCGACCTTCGTCCCGCCGCAGTATGCCGACTTCTACTCGCCGGACGCGGTCTTCCCCTATGACCTGGAGCAGGCGAAATCGCTTCTCACGGAGGCGGGCTGGGTCGAGGGGGACGACGGCATCCGCAGCAAGGATGGCGTGCGCGCGGCGTTCACGATCATGTACAACCCCGACGACCGGCTGCGTCGCGACCTGTCGGCGGCCTTCGCGTCCGAGGCCCTCAAGGCCGGCTTCGATGTCACGGTCGAGGGAGTGGGCTGGGACGTTCTCGAGCCACGCATCCACACCGACCCGGTGATGCTCGGCGGTGGCGACACCCCCTACGACGTGGACTCCCAGCTCTACGTGATGCTGCACTCCTCCTATCCAGCCGCCGGGATCTACTACGACAACCCCAGCGAATACGCCAGCCCCGAGATGGATGCCGCCCTCGACCGTGGTCGCACCTCGTTGACGACCCAGGATCGCGTTGCGGCCTATCGGGAGGTCCAGGACCTCTATCTGGCCGACCCGTCGATGGTGGTCCTGGTCTTCCTGGATCACACCTACGTGCAACTGAAGTCGGTGACCGATGCGTGGGAGGGCACGCCGACGGTGCTGGAGCCCCACGAGCACGGCACGGCGTGGGGCCCCTGGGTCAACGTCGAGAAGTGGACACCTCGGGCCTAG
- a CDS encoding DUF1648 domain-containing protein: MTIPSTTERRVRRAHLATTVLVTAICGVALLVTMLVVAGDLPDRLATHFDQSGTANDDLSRGMALTMFGLVGVGLPALLIAVFAATEWWRGEGARAFSGFLAGLPVGLSTLFAGLVLANRGAGAPDQVRLSPWVILPALGLAVVVGVVVALLVPRGLPRPAPETVTPVVLAPTERASWFGRVEMGRLPMVAMVAGVLVMVFATLVSGLWWLWLVTALVVLPIVAVTSFVVTVDRSGVTWRSALGLPRGHLPLERITDAGVVDVSPAEFGGLGLRMKPGALGLVTRSGSALQVTHGKKRFVATVDDPATGAGLLLGYLQAGDRTTR; encoded by the coding sequence CACAACCGTCCTGGTCACCGCCATCTGCGGCGTGGCCCTGCTCGTCACCATGCTGGTCGTCGCCGGCGACCTGCCGGACCGGCTGGCCACGCACTTCGACCAGTCCGGCACAGCCAACGACGACCTGTCCCGCGGGATGGCCCTGACGATGTTTGGTCTCGTCGGGGTCGGGCTGCCCGCGCTGCTCATCGCAGTGTTCGCGGCCACCGAGTGGTGGCGGGGCGAGGGAGCGCGTGCGTTCAGCGGCTTCCTGGCCGGTCTGCCCGTCGGCCTGAGCACGCTCTTTGCCGGGCTCGTCCTGGCCAACCGCGGTGCCGGTGCCCCGGACCAGGTGCGGCTGTCGCCGTGGGTGATCCTGCCCGCGTTGGGCCTCGCCGTCGTGGTGGGTGTGGTCGTGGCTCTCCTGGTGCCCCGTGGCCTGCCACGGCCCGCCCCGGAGACGGTCACGCCCGTCGTCCTCGCGCCCACCGAGCGTGCGTCGTGGTTCGGTCGCGTCGAGATGGGCCGGCTGCCGATGGTGGCGATGGTCGCCGGGGTGCTGGTGATGGTGTTCGCCACCCTGGTCAGCGGCCTGTGGTGGCTCTGGCTCGTCACGGCCCTGGTGGTGCTGCCGATTGTGGCGGTGACCAGCTTCGTGGTCACGGTCGACAGGTCAGGGGTGACGTGGCGCTCCGCGCTTGGTCTGCCCCGCGGGCACCTCCCGCTGGAGCGGATCACCGACGCTGGCGTCGTCGACGTCTCCCCGGCCGAGTTCGGGGGCCTCGGGCTCCGGATGAAGCCGGGCGCCCTGGGCCTCGTCACCCGCAGCGGCAGCGCCCTGCAGGTCACGCACGGCAAGAAGCGATTCGTCGCCACGGTGGACGACCCGGCGACCGGTGCCGGCCTGCTGCTGGGCTATCTGCAGGCCGGTGACCGCACCACGCGATGA
- a CDS encoding ABC transporter permease: protein MTELATSPTTDRQPTRTRWGKAARLAGWRALIALPITTLVSMLVFWLASVAPFNPLAAYLGPRFERASEQERAALAEQLGINDSWIAIWGRWVQDVLLHWDWGFSRSMSRPVSEVLVERLPWTLLLAGVGVVIAIVVSLVLGVAAAQRPGSLIDRFATGLAHVAQGMPAFVVALGAIAVFSLALGWLPVAGVSRGGAEPTWSSIATHLVLPATVLALSQVPWLLLNIRTSVLTALTEDHVTAARSRGLPERTIIWRHALPGALLPFVTVIGARLPELVTGAVLVETVFAWPGLASAVVDAAVSGDFPLLAAVTVLTCLAVLLGSLIADVLYVLIDPRVDDA, encoded by the coding sequence ATGACAGAGCTCGCCACCTCCCCCACAACAGATCGGCAACCCACCCGCACCAGGTGGGGCAAGGCCGCGCGCCTCGCGGGATGGCGTGCCCTGATCGCGTTGCCGATCACCACGCTGGTCTCGATGCTGGTCTTCTGGTTGGCGTCGGTGGCTCCGTTCAACCCGCTCGCCGCCTATCTGGGCCCACGCTTCGAGCGCGCCAGTGAGCAGGAGCGGGCCGCCCTGGCCGAGCAGCTCGGCATCAACGACTCCTGGATCGCGATCTGGGGGCGATGGGTCCAGGACGTCCTGCTGCACTGGGACTGGGGCTTCTCGCGGTCGATGTCGCGGCCGGTCTCTGAGGTCCTCGTTGAGCGGCTGCCGTGGACACTGCTCCTCGCCGGCGTGGGCGTCGTCATTGCCATCGTGGTCTCCCTGGTGCTGGGGGTGGCCGCGGCCCAACGGCCCGGATCGTTGATCGACCGGTTCGCCACCGGTTTGGCGCACGTCGCGCAGGGCATGCCCGCCTTCGTCGTCGCGCTCGGCGCGATCGCTGTCTTCTCGCTGGCCCTGGGCTGGCTGCCCGTTGCCGGAGTCTCGCGCGGCGGCGCCGAGCCAACCTGGAGCTCCATCGCCACCCACCTGGTCCTGCCGGCCACCGTCCTCGCGCTGTCGCAGGTCCCGTGGCTGCTGCTCAACATCCGCACCTCCGTCCTGACCGCCCTCACCGAGGACCACGTGACTGCGGCCCGCTCTCGTGGGCTCCCGGAGCGCACGATCATCTGGCGGCACGCCCTGCCCGGCGCACTGCTGCCGTTCGTCACCGTCATCGGCGCCCGCCTCCCCGAGCTGGTGACCGGAGCGGTGCTCGTCGAGACGGTGTTTGCGTGGCCAGGTCTCGCCTCGGCTGTTGTCGACGCTGCGGTCAGCGGTGACTTCCCGCTGCTGGCGGCGGTCACGGTGCTCACCTGCCTGGCCGTGCTCCTGGGCTCGTTGATCGCCGACGTGCTCTATGTCCTGATTGATCCGAGGGTTGACGATGCTTGA
- a CDS encoding NAD(P)H-binding protein: MRKIAIIGGHGKVALHLARQLSERGDEVTSFFRNPDHSADVSETGAKAVVLDIEQADVDSLAQVLSGHDAVVWSAGAGGGNPDRTRAVDRDAAIASMDAAAKAGVFRYVMVSYRGAGKDETPADSPFKAYADAKAAADAHLRSSGLQWTIVAPGGLDLEPGVGTIHVDRDYDRSNDKTSVSREDVAAVVAATLADETTIGSTIEFVGGGTPIAEAITAS; this comes from the coding sequence ATGCGCAAGATCGCGATCATCGGAGGCCACGGCAAGGTTGCACTGCACCTGGCCCGACAGCTCAGTGAGCGGGGTGATGAGGTGACCTCGTTCTTCCGCAACCCGGACCACAGCGCGGACGTCTCCGAGACCGGTGCCAAGGCTGTTGTCCTCGACATCGAGCAGGCCGACGTGGACTCCCTGGCTCAGGTGCTCTCCGGCCACGACGCGGTCGTCTGGTCGGCAGGTGCTGGTGGCGGCAACCCCGACCGCACCCGGGCTGTCGACCGGGACGCCGCGATCGCGTCGATGGACGCCGCGGCCAAGGCCGGTGTGTTCCGCTACGTGATGGTGTCCTACCGCGGGGCGGGCAAGGACGAGACTCCGGCCGACAGCCCCTTCAAGGCGTATGCCGACGCGAAGGCCGCCGCCGACGCTCACCTGAGGTCTTCTGGACTGCAGTGGACGATCGTGGCGCCGGGCGGACTGGACCTTGAGCCCGGTGTCGGGACCATCCATGTGGACCGCGACTACGACCGGTCCAATGACAAGACCAGCGTCTCGCGTGAGGACGTTGCGGCCGTGGTGGCGGCCACACTCGCCGACGAGACGACGATCGGCAGCACCATCGAGTTCGTCGGCGGCGGCACGCCCATCGCCGAGGCGATCACCGCGAGCTGA